CTGATATTGAAAAGCAGATGAAGGAAGCTGACAAGGCAAAGGTGCCACAAAAATAGATAAAAAAGTGTTCTACTATGATTTTTAGTAGAACACTTTTTAGTTGAAAGGCAGTTGCAATATTAATCCTAAGAATAAATATGGGATAAAGGCAACTGCTTTTTGTGTTGAATATTTTTTACGTTGGAAACAAAAGTACAAAATTAAACAAACTGATCCAGTTAAAAAAACTAGATTAGCGAAATGAGGACTAAAGAAAAATACTAGAACTAGATAAATAATTAAGTCGCCGCTACCAAGTTTGTGTTGCCAAACGAACGTTATCAATAGTAGTGAAATTGGCAAAAATTCTAGGTAATCAAGCAATTGATAGTGAGACAAGCTAGTAAGTCTAATGAAAGCTAAAAAAATTGCTGGCAAAATCATCACTAGATGAAACTCTTGCACTTCGAAATCGCAAATCGCGGCTAATAAAATCGAAAAAAGAATAATACAGGTTAAGAGATCATTGGATTGACTCAAATCCAGGCTTATAAAGGAGAAACCACCGAATGCTTCAATTATTGGTAATTTCACTGGAATAGGATTGTGGCAATAGCTGCACTTACCGTGCAAAAAAAGATAAGAAATTAGTGGTATTTCATCCAGCAAGCCTAGTTCGGTATAACAAATTTGACAGTAAGAGTGTGGAGACCAAAAATTTGCTTGATCAAACCGATCGCAGATAAGGGCAGCGTGTGAGGCAACACAAGCTCCGATTAAAAAGTTAGTAATTGAATAAAACCATTCCATAATAAGCTCCTTAGTTTTTTAATTCAAACATAAGTATGAAAAATATTGCAGTTTATTTTTTAAAATAAATAATAGCAATTGATTTATCTCTAAAAACGAGTACAATAGATTTGTATGTTTTTAATGATTATTCAGGATCTAAAAAAGAAACTCCTGGATGTGTGAACACAACAATTATTTTTTTAGGAGGAAACATTTAATGCCAACCATTAATCAATTGGTAAGAAAAGGCCGTCACACTAAGACGACTAAATCAAAATCACCAGCCCTAAGTTACGGCTACAACAGTATGAAGAAGGAATTAGTATTCAACCCAGCACCACAAATGCGTGGTGTTGCAACTCGTGTTGGTACTATGACACCAAAGAAGCCAAACTCAGCATTACGTAAGTATGCCCGTGTTCGTTTGTCAAACTTAATCGAAGTTACTGCATATATTCCTGGTGAAGGCCACAATTTGCAAGAGCACTCCGTTGTTTTAATCCGTGGTGGACGTGTAAAGGACCTTCCTGGTGTTCGTTATCATATTGTTCGTGGTGCGCTTGATACTGCTGGTGTTGACGGCAGAAAACAAGGTCGTTCCAAGTACGGTGCCAAGAAAGATTAAGGAGGAGTTAAATAATGCCTAGAAAAGGACATGTAACTAAAAGAGACGTTTTAGCAGATCCAGTATATAATTCAAAACTTGTTACCAAGTTAATCAACCATTTGATGGTTGATGGTAAGAGAGCTAAGGCTTCCTCTATTCTTTATGATGCTTTTGATATTATCAAGGACAAGACCGATAAAGAGCCACTTGATGTTTTTGAAGAAGCAATGAACAATGTGATGCCTGTTTTGGAAGTTAAAGCACGCCGGATCGGTGGTTCTAACTATCAAATTCCAGTTGAAGTACGTCCAGAAAGAAGAACTACTTTAGGTTTAAGATGGCTTGTTTCATACGCACGTTTACGTAATGAACACACAATGGATGAACGCTTAGCTAATGAAATTATCGACGCTTCAAATAACACTGGTTCAGCAGTCAAGAAGCGTGAAGATGTTCACCGGATGGCTGAAGCTAACCGGGCATTTGCTCACTACCGCTTCTAATTTGATTAATTTTTTAAGGAGATAAGAA
This DNA window, taken from Lactobacillus sp. ESL0684, encodes the following:
- a CDS encoding A24 family peptidase yields the protein MEWFYSITNFLIGACVASHAALICDRFDQANFWSPHSYCQICYTELGLLDEIPLISYLFLHGKCSYCHNPIPVKLPIIEAFGGFSFISLDLSQSNDLLTCIILFSILLAAICDFEVQEFHLVMILPAIFLAFIRLTSLSHYQLLDYLEFLPISLLLITFVWQHKLGSGDLIIYLVLVFFFSPHFANLVFLTGSVCLILYFCFQRKKYSTQKAVAFIPYLFLGLILQLPFN
- the rpsG gene encoding 30S ribosomal protein S7 encodes the protein MPRKGHVTKRDVLADPVYNSKLVTKLINHLMVDGKRAKASSILYDAFDIIKDKTDKEPLDVFEEAMNNVMPVLEVKARRIGGSNYQIPVEVRPERRTTLGLRWLVSYARLRNEHTMDERLANEIIDASNNTGSAVKKREDVHRMAEANRAFAHYRF
- the rpsL gene encoding 30S ribosomal protein S12 — its product is MPTINQLVRKGRHTKTTKSKSPALSYGYNSMKKELVFNPAPQMRGVATRVGTMTPKKPNSALRKYARVRLSNLIEVTAYIPGEGHNLQEHSVVLIRGGRVKDLPGVRYHIVRGALDTAGVDGRKQGRSKYGAKKD